A stretch of the Vigna radiata var. radiata cultivar VC1973A chromosome 7, Vradiata_ver6, whole genome shotgun sequence genome encodes the following:
- the LOC106767089 gene encoding putative receptor-like protein kinase At4g00960, translating into MDRDKDKDKSHTHNFFRSFVKHFKFGSSKEGSDEADIQKMAAQEQKTFAYETLASVTKNFSDIHKLGEGGFGPVYKGKLNDGREIAVKKLSQSSNQGKKEFMNEAKLLARVQHRNVVNLVGYCVHGNEKLLVYEYVAHESLDKFLFKSQNREKLDWKRRLGIITGVAKGLLYLHEDSHNCIIHRDIKASNILLDDKWTPKIADFGMARLFPEDQTQVNTRVAGTNGYMAPEYVMHGNLSVKADVFSYGVLVLELITGQRNSSFNLDVDAQSMLDWAYKMYKKGKSLEIVDPTLAGTMVGEEVAMCIQMGLLCTQGDPQLRPTMRRVVVMLSRKPGQMQEPTRPGVPGSRYRRPRRHSALSSTLGTSGASDSHTSDSSNYTTSATGTSYATVEPDPKGKRPMREG; encoded by the exons ATGGACAGGGACAAGGACAAGGACAAGTCTCACACTCACAATTTTTTTCGCAGTTTCGTTAAACACTTCAAATTCGGTTCCAGTAAAG AGGGAAGCGATGAAGCTGACATACAGAAAATGGCTGCGCAAGAACAGAAGACTTTTGCCTACGAAACCTTGGCTTCTGTCACCAAGAATTTTAGTGATATTCACAAGCTAGGCGAGGGAGGCTTTGGCCCTGTCTACAAG GGTAAGCTGAATGATGGGAGAGAGATTGCTGTGAAGAAGTTATCACAGAGTTCAAATCAAGGGAAGAAAGAGTTCATGAACGAGGCCAAGTTGTTGGCTCGTGTGCAGCATCGGAATGTGGTGAATCTGGTGGGCTATTGTGTCCATGGCAACGAAAAGCTACTTGTTTATGAGTATGTTGCTCATGAAAGTCTAGACAAGTTTCTTTTCA AATCACAAAATAGAGAGAAGCTGGATTGGAAACGTAGGTTGGGCATAATCACAGGCGTGGCAAAGGGGTTACTTTATCTGCACGAAGACTCACACAATTGCATCATCCATCGTGACATCAAGGCCAGTAATATCTTGCTTGATGACAAATGGACGCCCAAGATTGCAGATTTTGGCATGGCACGTCTCTTCCCCGAAGATCAGACCCAAGTCAACACACGTGTGGCTGGAACCAA TGGATACATGGCTCCAGAATATGTTATGCATGGAAATCTATCGGTGAAGGCAGATGTATTTAGTTATGGAGTTTTGGTATTGGAGTTGATCACCGGCCAAAGAAACTCCTCTTTCAATTTGGACGTGGACGCTCAGAGCATGCTTGATTGG GCATACAAGATGTACAAGAAAGGGAAGAGCTTAGAAATTGTGGATCCGACGTTGGCAGGTACAATGGTAGGTGAAGAGGTAGCGATGTGCATTCAGATGGGTTTGTTATGCACTCAAGGTGATCCACAGCTACGTCCCACGATGAGGCGTGTGGTGGTGATGCTGTCAAGGAAACCAGGCCAGATGCAAGAACCAACCAGACCAGGGGTGCCTGGTTCTAGATACAGAAGACCTCGAAGACACTCTGCATTGTCTTCCACATTGGGTACCTCAGGTGCCTCCGATTCACACACTTCTGATTCAAGTAATTATACGACTAGTGCCACTGGGACCAGCTATGCTACTGTTGAACCAGACCCCAAGGGTAAACGTCCAATGAGGGAGGGTTAA